The Chryseobacterium nakagawai genome has a segment encoding these proteins:
- a CDS encoding DUF3575 domain-containing protein, producing MKYRVLMGALAFLSIGSLKAQEQEQSEEKSLYVKGNALFLPIGILNLGVEKQISPKYTLQGDVFISPWKSFSGHELQFYSVSAEGRYYFKEAFKHWYIGANVSVAAYNAQKWNYWNDNSVSVADNGETFIISNLYQRGFSIMLGVTGGYQFQLSERWNLDLYATIGTAQSFYKGYDRTTGKRYDIGVEGLNKSGEIIPYRGGVMISYKFK from the coding sequence ATGAAATACAGAGTATTAATGGGAGCTTTGGCGTTTCTGAGCATAGGTTCACTAAAAGCTCAGGAGCAGGAACAAAGCGAAGAGAAAAGTTTGTATGTAAAAGGTAATGCTCTTTTTTTACCAATAGGTATTCTCAATCTCGGTGTAGAAAAGCAGATTAGTCCCAAATATACTCTTCAGGGAGATGTCTTTATCTCACCATGGAAGTCTTTTTCAGGACATGAATTGCAATTTTACTCTGTTTCTGCTGAAGGAAGATATTATTTCAAAGAAGCTTTCAAACACTGGTATATTGGAGCTAATGTCTCTGTTGCTGCTTATAATGCACAGAAATGGAATTACTGGAATGACAATAGCGTCTCTGTAGCAGACAACGGAGAAACTTTCATTATTTCTAATCTGTATCAAAGAGGTTTTTCTATTATGTTAGGAGTGACGGGAGGTTATCAATTTCAGTTATCTGAAAGATGGAATCTTGATCTTTATGCCACTATTGGAACTGCACAAAGTTTTTATAAAGGGTATGACAGAACTACAGGAAAACGTTATGATATTGGGGTAGAAGGACTTAACAAAAGTGGTGAAATTATACCCTACAGAGGTGGAGTTATGATCTCTTACAAATTTAAATAA
- a CDS encoding thioredoxin family protein — MKKIISGISIFCSIVISAQETIQFQELPFKEIIAKAKKEKKLVFIDAYASWCGPCKMMEKNVFPQKSVSEYFNTNFINARFDMEKGEGRDLASKFGVRSYPTYLFLNGEGELVSRNTGYMEESMFVAMAQDINSQGNKKGSLKERFANGEKDPEFLINIMKLNSDTDYGFAKKASERYFENKKATEPLSKDEIGFMLFFLKSTEDSNYKAFASRKAEIIKYLPEETYNEFDAQLKLSKIVEQSIDDKNKKINDEYFMKIAEPLVGKQTAMTKLNQTKLAYYEQNANFPEYEKAALDYYKASDAFNPDELLRAAWVFVDNIQTPSSLKKATEWAEKSVMMGENSENTYILAKLYFLTGNKEMAKNYAEMSRNIAVQAKRDSKLAEELLNKIK, encoded by the coding sequence ATGAAGAAGATCATCTCCGGGATATCTATTTTTTGCTCTATTGTCATCTCTGCTCAAGAGACTATACAGTTCCAGGAACTACCATTTAAGGAAATTATCGCAAAAGCCAAAAAAGAAAAGAAATTGGTTTTTATTGATGCATATGCTTCCTGGTGTGGCCCATGCAAAATGATGGAAAAAAATGTTTTTCCTCAGAAATCAGTGAGTGAATATTTCAATACCAATTTCATCAATGCAAGATTTGATATGGAAAAAGGAGAAGGAAGAGATCTTGCATCTAAATTTGGTGTACGATCCTACCCTACTTATCTTTTTCTAAATGGTGAAGGCGAGCTTGTTTCCAGAAATACAGGCTATATGGAAGAAAGTATGTTTGTGGCAATGGCACAAGATATTAATTCACAAGGAAATAAAAAAGGATCTCTGAAAGAGAGATTTGCTAACGGAGAAAAAGATCCAGAGTTTCTAATCAATATTATGAAACTTAATTCTGATACAGATTACGGGTTTGCAAAAAAGGCTTCTGAAAGATACTTTGAAAACAAAAAAGCAACTGAACCTCTTTCAAAAGATGAAATAGGATTTATGCTATTTTTCCTGAAATCTACAGAAGATAGCAACTATAAAGCTTTTGCTTCCAGAAAAGCAGAAATCATCAAATATCTTCCCGAAGAAACATATAACGAATTTGATGCTCAGTTAAAACTATCAAAAATCGTAGAGCAGTCCATTGATGATAAAAACAAAAAAATCAATGATGAATACTTTATGAAAATAGCTGAACCATTGGTAGGAAAACAAACAGCAATGACGAAGCTCAACCAGACCAAGCTTGCCTATTACGAGCAAAATGCCAATTTCCCGGAATATGAAAAAGCAGCATTGGATTATTACAAAGCTTCGGATGCATTTAATCCTGATGAACTTTTAAGAGCAGCATGGGTATTTGTTGATAACATCCAAACACCATCTTCATTAAAGAAAGCAACCGAATGGGCTGAAAAATCGGTAATGATGGGAGAGAACTCAGAAAACACTTATATCCTGGCTAAACTTTATTTCTTAACAGGAAATAAAGAAATGGCCAAAAACTATGCTGAAATGTCTAGAAATATAGCCGTTCAAGCTAAAAGAGATTCCAAATTAGCAGAGGAATTATTAAATAAAATAAAATAA